Proteins co-encoded in one Cytophaga hutchinsonii ATCC 33406 genomic window:
- a CDS encoding nucleoside triphosphate pyrophosphohydrolase family protein yields MLPIDPLNQVAEFHRTFKHPILDTPAIPAIERAKLRVALLAEELKELEEAIAQNDIVEAADALCDLQYVLAGAVLEFGLGEKFKDLFDEVQRSNMSKTCATEQEANDTIAHYEAKGQPCYHVKSGNHYLVYRTEDNKTLKSIKYSAADLRTIIG; encoded by the coding sequence ATGCTTCCCATCGACCCACTCAATCAGGTTGCGGAATTTCACCGCACGTTCAAACATCCGATACTCGATACACCAGCCATTCCTGCCATAGAGCGTGCAAAACTGCGGGTTGCCTTGCTGGCTGAAGAATTGAAAGAGCTGGAGGAAGCTATCGCACAGAATGATATTGTAGAGGCAGCAGATGCATTGTGTGATCTGCAATATGTGTTAGCCGGAGCAGTGCTTGAGTTTGGACTTGGCGAAAAGTTTAAAGACCTGTTTGATGAAGTGCAGCGTTCCAATATGAGTAAGACCTGTGCTACGGAGCAGGAAGCCAATGATACCATTGCGCATTACGAAGCGAAAGGGCAGCCATGCTATCATGTTAAAAGCGGAAACCATTACCTTGTCTACAGAACAGAAGATAATAAAACATTGAAATCAATCAAGTATTCTGCGGCAGATCTGCGTACGATCATAGGATAA
- the ald gene encoding alanine dehydrogenase yields the protein MIIGVPKEIKNREFRVSLTPSGVAELVSRKHQVLVQKDAGLGSGFSNEQYTHAGATVFEHAADVYAKADLIIKVKEPLASEYALIKEGQIVFTYFHFASSEELTHAMIERKAICIAYETIQKADQSLPILTPMSEVAGRMSIQIAAHYLEKGNGGSGKLMGGVPGVKPARVLILGGGVVGTQAAKMAAGLGAEVILMDINLTRLRYLTDVLPANVTCLYPTKTLIEEYLPHTDVLVGAVLIPGGKAPVLASREMVETMPGGSVVIDVAVDQGGCIETCKPTSHEHPIFLVNDIIHYCVPNIPGAVPVTSTNALTNASLPYLLQLADKGWKDACRQSAEIEKGLSIAAGKVTDAMLAKTFQLSLHNIKDLLN from the coding sequence ATGATCATAGGCGTACCAAAGGAAATTAAGAACAGAGAGTTCAGGGTTTCTCTGACACCATCGGGTGTGGCAGAATTAGTTTCCCGAAAACATCAGGTGCTTGTACAAAAAGATGCCGGCCTTGGTTCAGGTTTCAGTAACGAACAGTATACACATGCCGGGGCAACAGTCTTTGAGCACGCTGCCGATGTGTATGCAAAAGCTGATCTCATCATAAAAGTCAAAGAGCCGCTCGCTTCTGAATATGCGCTTATAAAAGAAGGACAGATCGTATTTACGTATTTCCACTTTGCATCTTCAGAAGAACTTACCCATGCAATGATCGAGCGCAAAGCCATCTGCATTGCCTATGAAACCATTCAGAAAGCAGATCAGTCTTTACCAATATTGACACCCATGTCAGAAGTAGCCGGGCGGATGTCGATTCAGATAGCGGCACATTATCTTGAAAAAGGCAATGGGGGAAGCGGAAAATTAATGGGCGGTGTACCCGGTGTAAAACCCGCGCGCGTGCTCATTTTAGGTGGCGGTGTAGTTGGCACACAGGCTGCAAAGATGGCCGCTGGCTTAGGCGCCGAAGTGATTTTAATGGATATCAATTTAACACGTCTCCGTTACCTGACAGACGTACTGCCAGCAAACGTTACCTGTCTCTACCCGACCAAAACATTAATCGAAGAATACTTACCGCACACGGATGTACTGGTTGGTGCCGTTTTAATTCCCGGAGGCAAAGCTCCTGTTCTGGCCTCCAGAGAAATGGTTGAGACCATGCCTGGAGGTTCAGTGGTGATAGATGTTGCTGTTGACCAGGGCGGCTGTATTGAAACCTGCAAGCCAACCTCACACGAACATCCCATCTTTCTGGTGAACGATATCATTCATTATTGTGTACCCAATATTCCCGGAGCTGTACCGGTTACCTCAACCAATGCGCTTACCAATGCCAGTCTGCCCTACCTGCTTCAGCTCGCTGATAAAGGCTGGAAAGATGCGTGCAGACAATCTGCTGAAATAGAGAAAGGACTGTCAATCGCAGCAGGTAAAGTAACGGATGCTATGCTGGCTAAAACATTTCAGCTATCTTTGCATAACATAAAAGATCTGCTGAATTAA
- a CDS encoding ArnT family glycosyltransferase codes for MKINMHSIVNNKVAQLILLSLLVRIITIFLIGKTPCMEPSYLFQGEQIFKGTAEILYLSSLYAIVVYVLTLLTGSLFTASALIFILGSTLTSVMIYLIAKHFFGEKTGAYALLFAIFLPNLTVAISGFAHSVILGTALDLSAIYFLLKYYENPSYKRLLWVCAGSVLSIYIRPETLIILVPFFMLFGMYQISNYTENKKILIRNAILYVAFICLFCFAHKQFVYHNSKNKATANVFSDSKYSYLTFIHTYSIRYFDVVDDDKAIKASTPFIGTPEENNYSVFKAVIKNPKQFVSNIFFNMKEMLDFSGHPLFIPVFLYMFIGALFLTLTKEETVAIRVVLLLLLLHLVPLILFHVSIKYLTQVSSLVLILVAFGASKLNLNKYVLIGVTGLISIVFLMYFINNMVIASLCG; via the coding sequence ATGAAAATTAACATGCATTCAATTGTCAATAATAAAGTTGCACAATTGATTCTATTGTCTTTGCTGGTCCGGATCATAACCATTTTTTTGATCGGAAAAACACCCTGTATGGAACCTTCGTATCTTTTTCAGGGTGAACAGATTTTTAAAGGAACTGCTGAAATTCTTTATCTGTCTTCTTTATATGCAATCGTTGTTTATGTATTAACACTATTGACAGGAAGTTTATTTACAGCTTCAGCTCTTATATTTATACTGGGTTCAACGCTAACCAGCGTGATGATATATCTGATCGCCAAACATTTTTTCGGAGAAAAAACGGGTGCATACGCCTTACTGTTTGCCATATTTTTACCCAACCTTACGGTAGCTATTTCTGGTTTTGCTCACAGTGTTATTTTAGGTACGGCACTTGATCTGTCTGCTATTTACTTCCTATTAAAATACTATGAAAACCCTTCTTACAAAAGGCTTTTATGGGTATGTGCAGGGTCCGTTTTAAGTATTTATATCCGACCTGAAACACTGATTATACTGGTTCCTTTTTTTATGTTATTCGGGATGTATCAGATTTCGAACTATACAGAAAACAAAAAAATATTGATCCGTAATGCAATACTGTATGTTGCTTTTATCTGTTTGTTTTGCTTCGCACACAAACAATTTGTGTATCACAACAGTAAAAATAAAGCAACAGCAAACGTGTTCAGCGATAGCAAATACAGCTATCTTACATTCATACATACGTATTCAATCAGGTATTTTGATGTCGTAGATGATGATAAAGCCATTAAAGCATCAACACCATTTATAGGTACACCGGAAGAGAATAACTATTCTGTTTTTAAAGCCGTTATTAAAAATCCGAAACAGTTTGTGTCAAATATTTTTTTCAATATGAAAGAAATGCTTGATTTTTCAGGACATCCACTGTTTATACCGGTCTTTCTGTATATGTTTATCGGTGCGCTTTTTCTTACATTAACAAAAGAAGAAACCGTTGCAATACGTGTGGTACTTTTGCTGCTGCTATTGCACCTTGTTCCGCTTATTTTATTCCATGTTTCAATTAAATACCTAACACAGGTAAGTTCATTGGTTTTGATCCTGGTTGCTTTCGGAGCGTCTAAACTGAATCTGAATAAGTATGTTCTGATTGGAGTTACCGGATTAATTTCAATCGTTTTTCTGATGTACTTCATTAATAATATGGTAATTGCATCCTTATGCGGATAA
- a CDS encoding HPP family protein: MIRKKLHRGMRLSRYVLYKETLVDYKENFWSFIGAFVGIGLIGFLQSKIVTDIENVFLIGSFGATSVLVFGAIQSPLSQPRNLIGGHVISAVVGVTAYKLFPDMLWISAPFAVSFSIVLMQITKTLHPPGGATALIAVIGSEKIKHLGYWYVLSPVLTGCFIMLVVALIFNNMTSHRSYPTDKRYTKVIKRFFAGEKRL, translated from the coding sequence ATGATCAGAAAAAAACTACATAGAGGTATGCGCCTTTCAAGGTATGTTCTTTATAAAGAAACCTTAGTCGATTACAAAGAAAATTTCTGGTCATTTATTGGAGCATTTGTCGGGATCGGATTGATTGGTTTTTTGCAGAGTAAAATTGTTACAGATATTGAAAATGTATTTTTGATTGGTTCTTTTGGTGCAACCAGTGTACTTGTATTCGGAGCCATTCAAAGCCCGTTATCGCAGCCGCGTAATTTAATCGGGGGGCATGTTATTTCAGCTGTTGTTGGTGTAACGGCGTATAAATTATTTCCGGATATGCTTTGGATTTCCGCTCCCTTTGCTGTTTCATTTTCCATTGTGCTCATGCAGATCACAAAAACGCTGCATCCTCCAGGCGGCGCTACGGCATTAATTGCTGTAATCGGTTCTGAAAAAATAAAACATCTTGGCTATTGGTATGTGTTAAGTCCGGTATTAACAGGTTGTTTCATTATGCTTGTTGTAGCATTGATCTTTAACAACATGACCTCCCACAGAAGTTATCCTACCGACAAACGGTATACAAAGGTGATCAAACGATTCTTTGCCGGCGAGAAAAGATTGTAG
- a CDS encoding adenine phosphoribosyltransferase, producing the protein MATSEEILEQTIKSTIRDIVDFPEPGIIFKDITPLLKDPQLCKAIVQSITDQLRPLQPDALACLDSRGFWFGLSIAMELGIPMIPIRKKGKLPYETVYEEYALEYGTNTIEMHTDAVQPGCRVAIHDDILATGGTAEATSKLIKKAKGEIIAYSFLIELDFLKGKDKLAPYCTTIQSLINY; encoded by the coding sequence ATGGCTACATCCGAAGAAATTTTAGAACAGACAATAAAATCAACCATTCGCGACATTGTTGATTTTCCTGAACCGGGTATTATTTTTAAGGACATTACTCCATTATTAAAAGACCCGCAATTATGTAAAGCAATCGTTCAATCTATTACTGATCAATTACGGCCGTTACAGCCGGATGCACTGGCTTGTCTGGACAGCAGAGGCTTCTGGTTCGGGTTATCCATTGCCATGGAATTGGGTATACCGATGATACCAATCCGTAAAAAAGGAAAACTGCCTTATGAAACCGTATACGAAGAATATGCCTTGGAATATGGGACCAATACAATTGAAATGCATACAGACGCTGTTCAGCCCGGATGCCGGGTAGCTATTCACGATGATATTTTAGCTACCGGCGGCACAGCAGAGGCTACATCTAAGCTGATCAAAAAAGCGAAGGGTGAAATTATTGCTTACTCATTTTTAATTGAACTGGACTTTCTCAAAGGCAAAGATAAACTGGCCCCTTACTGTACAACCATTCAATCGCTGATCAACTATTGA
- a CDS encoding AMP nucleosidase: MKTKEEIVKNWLPRYTGTEIKEFGEYILIVNFHNYLEMFAKQFGAEIKGIGKPMQTCTANNITIVNFGMGSAMAATCMDILSAIEPKAVLFLGKCGGLKKTKVGDLILPIAAIRGEGTSDDYLPKEIPALPSFRLQQAVSSIIRRHERDYWTGTVYTTNRRVWEHDDAFKTYLKKIRTMAIDMETATIFVVGFANSIPHGALLLVSDNPMVPDGVKTAESDSAVTKHFVEEHLQIGIESLQELASSGDSVKHLIFE; the protein is encoded by the coding sequence ATGAAAACGAAAGAGGAAATTGTAAAGAACTGGCTGCCACGTTATACAGGAACAGAAATAAAAGAATTTGGAGAATATATCTTAATCGTAAATTTTCATAATTACTTAGAAATGTTCGCCAAGCAGTTTGGCGCAGAAATAAAAGGGATTGGCAAACCGATGCAGACCTGTACAGCCAACAACATTACCATAGTGAATTTTGGTATGGGAAGTGCGATGGCTGCCACGTGTATGGATATCCTTTCTGCCATTGAACCGAAGGCAGTTTTATTTTTAGGGAAGTGCGGCGGTTTAAAGAAAACAAAAGTGGGCGATTTAATTCTGCCCATTGCAGCGATACGTGGCGAAGGTACCAGCGATGATTACCTGCCAAAGGAAATACCGGCATTGCCATCTTTCCGCTTGCAGCAGGCGGTATCTTCCATCATTCGCAGACACGAACGCGACTACTGGACAGGAACGGTTTATACAACCAACCGCAGAGTATGGGAACATGATGATGCCTTCAAAACGTACCTGAAAAAAATACGCACGATGGCAATTGATATGGAAACAGCAACGATTTTTGTTGTTGGTTTTGCCAATAGTATTCCGCATGGGGCATTGTTACTGGTTTCAGACAACCCGATGGTACCGGATGGTGTTAAAACAGCAGAAAGCGATTCAGCCGTAACAAAACATTTTGTTGAAGAACATCTGCAGATCGGTATTGAATCGTTGCAGGAATTAGCTTCCAGCGGTGATTCGGTAAAGCACTTGATATTCGAGTAG
- a CDS encoding 5'-methylthioadenosine/adenosylhomocysteine nucleosidase, protein MEKEIITGILVPMQQEIELILHHMHVENIVETGTRKFYVGTIQKKKCVVSLSRIGKVASSVTAAVMIERFAVDRLIVTGVAGGLTDEVKIGDIVVATSSVQHDMDCRPIFPQFEIPLLDVVTFTCDTTLVEDAYKSCSTFIREELHDFVSKNELQALHIHQPAVHKGLLVSGDQFIGTMPQYEKIRAELPDAIFVEMEGAAVAQVCYEYKVPLVVVRSISDKANAIAHIDFNRYIENVAKYYTWGLIEGMMK, encoded by the coding sequence ATGGAAAAGGAAATAATTACAGGCATACTGGTACCCATGCAGCAGGAGATTGAATTGATTCTGCACCATATGCATGTAGAAAACATTGTTGAAACAGGCACCCGTAAATTTTATGTCGGCACCATACAAAAGAAAAAATGTGTGGTGAGCTTATCCCGGATAGGAAAGGTTGCATCTTCGGTAACAGCAGCGGTTATGATTGAACGGTTTGCTGTGGATCGGTTAATTGTTACGGGAGTTGCAGGCGGATTAACAGACGAAGTGAAAATAGGCGACATTGTGGTTGCTACTTCATCGGTGCAGCACGATATGGATTGCCGGCCGATTTTTCCGCAGTTTGAGATTCCGTTGCTGGATGTTGTGACATTTACCTGTGATACAACATTGGTTGAAGATGCATATAAAAGCTGTTCCACATTTATACGCGAAGAACTGCATGATTTTGTAAGTAAAAATGAACTGCAGGCATTGCATATCCATCAGCCTGCTGTCCACAAAGGGCTACTGGTAAGTGGTGATCAGTTTATCGGTACCATGCCGCAATATGAAAAGATCCGTGCCGAACTTCCTGACGCCATTTTCGTTGAAATGGAAGGAGCTGCCGTAGCACAGGTTTGTTATGAATATAAGGTACCGCTGGTTGTTGTACGCTCGATCTCTGACAAAGCAAATGCCATTGCGCACATCGATTTTAACCGGTATATCGAAAATGTTGCAAAGTATTATACCTGGGGATTGATAGAGGGAATGATGAAATGA
- a CDS encoding type I restriction enzyme HsdR N-terminal domain-containing protein, with product MYPDLNLPAADLKLTREKGEICVYDIIRKKNIVLTPEEWVRQHFIHYLIHTCKYPKTLFKVETGLQYNTLQKRSDIKVYSRHSTVFMLVECKSFSIALSEYTLKQIAAYNKTIEAEWLVITNGLQHYAFQRVMEGDEIEFVKRKELPAYPIFK from the coding sequence ATGTATCCGGATTTAAATTTACCAGCAGCTGATTTAAAGCTTACCCGGGAAAAAGGGGAGATATGTGTATATGATATTATCCGTAAAAAAAATATCGTACTTACGCCGGAAGAATGGGTACGGCAGCATTTTATTCATTACCTGATTCACACCTGCAAATACCCGAAAACACTTTTTAAAGTAGAAACAGGTTTACAATACAATACCTTGCAGAAGCGCAGTGACATAAAAGTATACAGCCGCCACAGCACCGTATTTATGCTGGTCGAATGTAAATCGTTTTCAATTGCGCTGAGTGAGTATACGCTGAAGCAGATTGCAGCATACAATAAAACCATTGAAGCAGAATGGCTGGTTATTACCAACGGCTTGCAGCATTATGCTTTTCAGCGTGTTATGGAAGGAGATGAGATTGAATTTGTGAAAAGAAAAGAATTACCGGCGTACCCGATATTTAAATAG
- a CDS encoding DUF4199 domain-containing protein, translated as MIIKNELLAGVAIAIASFIWICLEYIIGFHDSLIDYHMYVTNLAYVLPVIGLYWAIKKRYATFQPGQFQLKDGLMSGVLVSVTAAVLNLPLQLFFVRYINPDFFGNMIAAEAKKAIMDGGNSIVAITDAQEYYTESSYLIQGFTGFLILGLFISLMLSFRLLKKDSQKIK; from the coding sequence ATGATCATTAAAAACGAATTGCTTGCCGGTGTTGCTATTGCTATAGCTTCTTTTATATGGATCTGCCTGGAATATATTATTGGCTTCCACGACAGCCTGATTGATTACCATATGTATGTTACCAATCTTGCTTATGTGCTTCCGGTTATCGGATTGTATTGGGCAATTAAAAAACGGTATGCAACGTTCCAGCCCGGACAGTTTCAATTAAAGGATGGTTTAATGAGTGGTGTGCTGGTTTCAGTAACAGCTGCCGTATTAAATTTACCGCTGCAATTATTTTTTGTCCGTTACATCAATCCGGATTTCTTTGGAAATATGATTGCCGCGGAAGCCAAAAAAGCAATTATGGATGGAGGCAACAGTATTGTAGCTATCACGGACGCACAGGAATATTATACGGAATCTTCTTACCTGATCCAGGGGTTTACAGGCTTTCTGATTCTTGGGTTATTTATTTCCCTGATGTTAAGTTTCAGATTGCTGAAAAAGGATTCTCAAAAAATTAAATAA
- the dcd gene encoding dCTP deaminase encodes MILSGLEIKDKLGSDIVIEPYDDSRLNPNSYNLRLHNELLVYDNNELDMKKPNTASPLIIPEEGLLLETGKLYLGRTIEYTESHNYVPMLEGRSSIGRLGLFVHVTAGFGDVGFCGFWTLEIFCVHPIRVYPGVEICQIFYHTIEGKYENYKSGKYQHNKGIQPSLLYKDFEK; translated from the coding sequence ATGATTCTTTCAGGTTTAGAAATTAAAGATAAACTAGGTTCAGATATTGTTATTGAACCATATGATGATTCCCGCTTAAATCCCAACAGCTATAATTTACGCCTGCATAATGAACTGCTTGTATACGACAACAATGAGCTGGATATGAAGAAGCCAAATACGGCTTCGCCTTTGATTATACCTGAGGAAGGATTGTTATTAGAGACTGGAAAACTGTACCTGGGAAGAACGATTGAATATACGGAATCACATAATTATGTGCCCATGCTCGAAGGTCGTTCCTCTATCGGTCGCCTGGGCTTGTTTGTACACGTTACTGCCGGTTTCGGTGATGTCGGTTTCTGCGGCTTCTGGACACTGGAGATCTTCTGTGTGCATCCCATACGCGTATACCCGGGCGTAGAGATCTGTCAGATTTTTTACCACACCATTGAAGGTAAATACGAAAATTATAAAAGCGGCAAATACCAACACAACAAAGGTATACAGCCAAGTCTGCTGTATAAGGATTTTGAGAAGTAG
- a CDS encoding LTA synthase family protein encodes MFLFSLCRLLFFLFYADQYEACTTGEILHAFVLGLRFDISILLAFNVVLVLPLALGRFFDIPKILFFLGKILFVLVNGILICINLIDLEYFSFTGKRTGIEILGIKDDIENQFSQLLTNYWHISLLGFMLFLWLLLRTLRLAYKPVLSARPKIYFTIGYALFICIAVLGIRGGLQLKPLRPNIAFSIEPSKLGNVVLNTPFNIFMTIGIAPIEPVKYFNDPTEVSSILSEWNAQQKNTLPNHTTPQNVVIIILESFSSEYMGINNPYAGYTPFLDSLAKTNLYFPHNFANGKVSMVAAPSILASIPGLMEEPYITSLYQTNTLIGLGAPLQDKGYHTSFFHAAQNGSMGFDAFTKNADFAHYYGLNEYKGNKEDYDGNWGIYDEPYLQYFKNMLNTFPEPFISTVFTISSHQPYSLPEAFKNTFPKGSLEIYPSIGYTDYALRTFFEQAKKEKWYANTLFVITADHTQMHDKKSYMNTRGDYAIPLIFFHPNEKLHADTSLVASQIDIMPSILDYLHVPNPNAALLGQSVFGKQIGHDYAVNFSNNTYRVFLKENYIEGSADKSFVIKDYNDRSLRAANEKEKKFIEAIIQYYTNGMINNTYYNWPVTKAPI; translated from the coding sequence ATGTTTCTCTTCAGTCTTTGCAGACTGTTGTTTTTTCTGTTTTATGCAGATCAATATGAAGCGTGTACAACAGGCGAAATACTGCATGCCTTTGTATTGGGGTTACGTTTTGATATTTCCATCCTGCTTGCATTTAATGTTGTATTGGTGCTGCCTCTGGCATTGGGCCGTTTCTTTGACATTCCAAAAATTTTATTCTTCCTCGGAAAAATTCTTTTTGTTCTTGTTAACGGCATACTGATCTGTATCAACCTGATAGATCTGGAATATTTTTCATTTACAGGAAAACGTACCGGTATTGAGATACTGGGAATAAAAGATGACATCGAAAACCAATTCAGCCAACTGCTTACCAATTACTGGCACATAAGCTTACTGGGCTTTATGCTTTTCTTGTGGCTGCTGCTGCGTACACTCAGATTAGCATACAAGCCGGTACTGTCGGCACGGCCCAAAATATATTTTACGATTGGTTATGCGTTATTTATCTGCATCGCTGTGTTGGGCATACGTGGCGGACTACAGTTAAAGCCCTTACGTCCGAACATTGCCTTTTCAATCGAACCAAGCAAACTTGGAAATGTTGTATTGAATACGCCCTTCAACATATTTATGACCATAGGCATTGCACCTATTGAACCTGTAAAGTACTTTAATGACCCAACGGAAGTCTCTTCGATTTTATCTGAATGGAACGCGCAGCAAAAAAACACACTGCCCAATCATACAACGCCGCAGAATGTTGTGATTATTATTTTGGAAAGTTTTTCTTCCGAGTATATGGGAATCAACAATCCTTATGCCGGTTACACGCCTTTTTTAGATTCACTCGCTAAAACCAATTTATATTTCCCGCATAATTTTGCAAATGGAAAAGTCAGCATGGTGGCTGCACCTTCTATCCTTGCTTCTATTCCGGGCTTAATGGAAGAGCCTTATATTACTTCGTTGTATCAGACGAATACGCTTATTGGTTTAGGTGCTCCGCTGCAGGATAAGGGATACCACACTTCTTTCTTTCACGCGGCACAAAACGGTTCCATGGGCTTTGATGCCTTTACAAAAAATGCAGACTTCGCGCATTATTATGGTTTAAACGAATACAAAGGAAACAAAGAAGATTATGACGGTAACTGGGGCATTTATGACGAACCATACCTTCAGTACTTTAAGAACATGTTAAATACCTTCCCCGAACCTTTTATTTCAACGGTATTTACAATCAGTTCCCACCAGCCGTATTCCCTGCCTGAAGCATTTAAAAATACCTTTCCCAAAGGTTCACTGGAAATATATCCATCAATCGGCTATACAGATTATGCGCTACGTACGTTCTTTGAACAGGCTAAAAAAGAAAAGTGGTATGCAAATACCTTGTTTGTGATCACCGCGGACCACACACAGATGCATGATAAAAAATCCTATATGAATACACGCGGCGATTATGCTATTCCATTAATATTTTTTCATCCGAATGAAAAACTTCATGCAGATACTTCACTGGTAGCCAGTCAGATTGATATCATGCCAAGCATCCTCGATTATTTACATGTCCCGAATCCGAACGCGGCATTGCTGGGCCAATCTGTATTTGGAAAACAGATCGGCCATGATTACGCCGTGAATTTTTCAAATAACACGTACCGGGTATTTCTAAAAGAAAATTATATTGAAGGAAGTGCGGATAAATCTTTTGTGATCAAAGATTACAACGACAGATCGCTGCGTGCTGCAAATGAAAAGGAGAAAAAATTTATTGAAGCGATCATTCAATATTATACAAACGGCATGATCAACAATACCTATTATAACTGGCCGGTTACAAAAGCACCTATTTAA
- a CDS encoding MFS transporter, translated as MQPTIKNDPKIINAWCTYDWANSVYSLTITTAIFPEYFLGITTNETNGNLVDFFGFLIPNTVLYSWSVSIVFLVAAILSPFLTSIADYSGLKKTFMKISCYTGALACAALYFLNAQTIEFGVLAFVLAGIGYSSSIVFYNSYLPEIATEDQYDRISAKGYTWGYIGSVLLLIINLVCLIFHEKIGITESFAARLSFLTVGVWWLGFGQLSFAGLPRAQQKNNTGHMLTNGLRELNKVWNNIKKLPLLQRFLVGFFFYNMGVQTVMYLAPLFAKEVIHIETESLIATILLIQLVAIAGAYALNKLSNKVGNTHALIIGVVIWIIICCMGYVVQPGLSFFILAGSIGFVMGGVQSLSRATYSKLMPVNTKDHASYFSFFDVVDKMSIVLGTFSYGLIRQITGDMRNSLIALGIYFVISIFFLRLIPSRQVYDTQMPE; from the coding sequence ATGCAACCAACAATAAAAAACGATCCTAAAATCATCAATGCCTGGTGCACCTATGATTGGGCCAATTCGGTTTATTCATTGACAATAACAACGGCTATTTTTCCGGAATATTTTTTAGGAATTACGACAAATGAAACCAACGGCAACCTGGTAGATTTTTTTGGTTTTCTTATTCCGAATACGGTATTGTATTCCTGGTCGGTTTCCATTGTGTTTTTAGTAGCGGCTATACTCAGTCCGTTTCTGACATCCATTGCTGATTATTCCGGCTTGAAAAAAACATTCATGAAAATATCGTGTTATACCGGGGCATTGGCTTGTGCGGCCTTATATTTTCTGAATGCACAGACCATTGAATTCGGTGTACTGGCCTTTGTACTGGCAGGTATCGGTTACAGTTCCAGTATAGTATTCTATAATTCTTATTTACCTGAAATTGCTACCGAAGATCAGTATGACCGTATCAGTGCCAAAGGCTATACCTGGGGCTATATCGGAAGTGTATTGCTGTTGATTATAAACCTGGTGTGTTTGATCTTTCATGAAAAAATAGGGATTACAGAAAGTTTTGCGGCACGTTTATCTTTCTTAACGGTTGGTGTCTGGTGGCTGGGATTCGGACAGCTTTCCTTTGCGGGCTTACCGCGGGCACAGCAGAAAAATAATACCGGTCATATGCTGACAAATGGTTTAAGAGAGTTGAATAAGGTATGGAACAACATTAAAAAATTACCTTTACTGCAACGTTTCCTGGTTGGTTTTTTCTTTTATAATATGGGTGTACAAACAGTTATGTATCTGGCTCCGTTGTTTGCCAAAGAAGTTATTCATATTGAAACAGAATCATTGATTGCAACAATCCTGCTGATTCAGCTCGTAGCTATTGCCGGTGCATATGCGTTAAATAAGTTGTCAAACAAAGTAGGTAACACACATGCGTTGATTATTGGTGTGGTTATATGGATCATTATCTGCTGTATGGGCTATGTGGTACAGCCAGGCTTAAGCTTCTTTATCCTTGCGGGTTCCATCGGTTTTGTAATGGGCGGGGTGCAATCCTTGTCACGTGCAACCTATTCTAAACTTATGCCGGTGAATACAAAAGATCATGCTTCGTATTTCAGCTTTTTTGATGTAGTAGATAAAATGTCGATCGTACTTGGTACCTTCAGTTATGGCCTGATCCGGCAAATCACCGGCGACATGCGAAACAGTTTAATTGCACTCGGAATTTATTTTGTGATCAGTATATTCTTCCTTCGCCTCATTCCTTCCAGGCAGGTATATGATACACAGATGCCGGAGTAG